DNA from Ruficoccus amylovorans:
CGCATCACGATGCTCGCGGCTTTTTTTATTGCTCACACGGAGGCACAGAGGCACGGAGAGCAAATTGCAGCCATTTAGGCGTCACGCCCATTCGGGCTTTTAGCAGGCAGCTACGACTTTATTTAAACCTTTCCCAAAAACATCCGCCAACGCGCGAAGCGCCCCAAGATTTCCATAAAAAAACCCTCCGTGCCTCTGTGCCTCCGTGTGAGCTCCCTCTTGGAAAAATTCAGTCCTGTCGCGGATAGAGCCAGTTGGCAAAAACACGGCTGAGGAACGGCATGACAAAGAAGGCCATCAGGTAACTCACGATGGGGACCGACACCAACAGGCGCGCCCAGACCGGAAGCCCGCCCATCAGCGGCCCCAGAGCAAAGAGCGTCAGGTTGACCAGCGGGTAAACGCACAGGAAAGTCACGACCCACATTTTCCACTTGTTGGGCCGGGGGGCGCAGCTCAGGCGCTCGGGCGGCGGGAACCACGGCTCGTAACCCTGGAGGCGGGACATGCGCTCGTCCTCAATCATCGGCTCCAGTTCGCGGTACCACTGGCGGCAGGTTTCGGACTCCTGCCAGGCGACCAGCGCTTTGACACTGTCGAAGTGCACGATCACGTCAAAGGTGTCCCGGCGCTCGCCGTGACGCTCCAGCGTCTGGCTGCCCAGGTAGCCGGGGAACCCGGCCGCAGCGGCGCGAATACCCTGCGTCCATGCCTCCATCCGGTCCTCGCAGCCCGCCTTGACGCGACGGGAGATGAACAAGGTGACCGGCTCTGACATAGGTGTTCGGGTCGCGGCGGGAAGGTTTCGCCCTTCCCGCCCCCAAGGAAGAAATTTATTTATCCAGACCGAAACCGTCGTGGACCGCCTGGCAGGCCTTGACGGCATCCTCCAGCTCGATCGCCACCGAGATGCGGATTTCGGAGGTGGAGATCATCTGGATATTGACGCCGTTGTCGGCCAGGATGCTGAAGAGCGTGGCGGCCACCCCGGCGTGGCTGCGCATACCGACGCCGACCACGGAGACCTTGGCCACGTCGCCCACGTAGTTTACGGTGCCCCCGCCCATTTCGGTGAGCGACTTTTCCACCGCCTCGACCGCGCGATGCACATCGTCCTTGCTCACGGTAAAGGTGAGGTTGGCGGCGCCGCCGCGGCCGATGTTCTGCACGATCATGTCAACCAGCACGTTGGCATCGCCGAGGGCCTTGAAGACCTTGGCGGCGGTTCCCGGCGTGTCCGGCAGGTCGCTGACGGCGATCTTCGCCTGATTCTTGTCGAGAGCGACGCCGCTGACGACGACGTCTTCCATGGAAGGGACTTCGGCTTTCACAATGGTTCCGGGGTTGTGGTTAAAACTGCTGCGGACTTCAAATACGACGTTGTGCTTCTGGGAAAACTCGACCGCGCGGGCCTGCATGACCTTGCTGCCCATCGAGGCCAGTTCGAGCATTTCCTCGTAGGAGATTTCCTCGATCTTGCGGGCATTGGGGACGACACGCGGGTCGGCGGTGTAAACCCCTTCCACATCGGTGTAGATCTGGCAGACGTCGGCTTTGAGGCCGGCGGCCAGGGCCACGGCGGAGAGGTCGCTGCCCCCGCGCCCGAGCGTGGTGATCTCGCCCTCCTCGTCCTGCCCCTGGAATCCGGCCACGATCACGACCTTACCCTCGGCCAGACGGTCGGGGATGTCGCCGCCGGTGATGTCGCGGATGCGCGCGCGGGTGTGGGCGGCGTCGGTACGGAAACCGGCCTGATAGCCCAGCCGTGAGACGGCGGGGATACCGAGCGCATGCAGCGCCATGGCGGTCAGGGCGATGGTTTCCTGCTCACCACAGGCCAGAAGCATATCCATCTCCCGCTCGTCGGGACGGGGATTAAGC
Protein-coding regions in this window:
- a CDS encoding aspartate kinase; translated protein: MALIVQKYGGTSVKDVDRIRNVAQRIKKTVDEGHQVAVVVSARGGVTNELVARAKELNPRPDEREMDMLLACGEQETIALTAMALHALGIPAVSRLGYQAGFRTDAAHTRARIRDITGGDIPDRLAEGKVVIVAGFQGQDEEGEITTLGRGGSDLSAVALAAGLKADVCQIYTDVEGVYTADPRVVPNARKIEEISYEEMLELASMGSKVMQARAVEFSQKHNVVFEVRSSFNHNPGTIVKAEVPSMEDVVVSGVALDKNQAKIAVSDLPDTPGTAAKVFKALGDANVLVDMIVQNIGRGGAANLTFTVSKDDVHRAVEAVEKSLTEMGGGTVNYVGDVAKVSVVGVGMRSHAGVAATLFSILADNGVNIQMISTSEIRISVAIELEDAVKACQAVHDGFGLDK